A region from the Halomonas piscis genome encodes:
- a CDS encoding efflux RND transporter periplasmic adaptor subunit codes for MSSRLKRWGRGLLIALGLAIGILLIVVFVINRQTPSRGEDALRIPTVRVVAVESLPFVVEARGYGTARPARTWDATANVPGRVVERHEDLESGTLLAEGTLLLEIDPSRYRLAEAEAQAQLASLAAEQAQLKREAENTRHLVALERERLELAEQELARIQRLASSGSVSRSRLGEERRATLAQRQTVQSLENELQLIPSRRQRLEAEVERTTTRLDQARRDLEDTRFEAPYDLRLGEVEAELHQYINAGQRLFRAEGIEAAEVVAQMPMDMLRRLLGTQTVRDAEDGVLDIAQRLDFSAIDAEVTLVAGKSARWPARVVRIANGLDPATRTARVVVRVEEPYRQVAPLTQPALVRDMYVQVRLASRAPNPRMVVPATAVHQGEVYVVDSDQHLVRRPVRVAFEQHDLAVVTEGLEEGDSVIVDDLVPAINGMAIDPRRDEELARRLRRQALGEKS; via the coding sequence ATGAGCTCGCGACTCAAGCGTTGGGGGCGTGGCCTGCTGATCGCGTTGGGGCTGGCGATTGGTATCCTGCTGATCGTGGTCTTCGTCATCAATCGCCAGACACCCTCGCGCGGCGAGGACGCCTTGAGGATACCCACGGTGCGCGTTGTTGCGGTCGAGTCGCTACCCTTCGTCGTCGAGGCGCGGGGCTACGGCACCGCGCGGCCCGCCCGCACCTGGGACGCCACTGCCAACGTGCCGGGACGCGTCGTCGAACGCCATGAGGATCTGGAGAGCGGCACGCTACTGGCAGAGGGCACCCTGCTGCTGGAGATCGATCCCAGCCGCTATCGGCTGGCCGAAGCCGAGGCCCAGGCGCAGCTGGCCAGCCTTGCCGCGGAGCAGGCGCAGCTGAAGCGGGAAGCGGAGAATACCCGGCACCTGGTCGCCCTGGAGCGTGAACGCCTGGAGCTGGCGGAGCAGGAGCTGGCGCGCATCCAGCGCCTGGCCAGCAGCGGCTCGGTATCCCGCTCGCGGCTGGGCGAAGAGCGGCGCGCGACCCTGGCCCAGCGTCAGACCGTGCAGTCGCTGGAAAACGAGCTGCAGCTCATCCCCTCGCGCCGCCAGCGCCTGGAAGCGGAAGTCGAGCGTACGACCACGCGCCTGGATCAGGCGCGCCGTGATCTCGAGGACACGCGCTTCGAAGCGCCCTATGATCTGCGCCTGGGCGAGGTCGAGGCCGAGCTGCATCAGTACATCAACGCCGGTCAGCGCTTGTTCCGTGCCGAGGGCATCGAGGCCGCCGAGGTGGTGGCCCAGATGCCGATGGACATGCTGCGCCGCCTGCTCGGCACCCAGACCGTTCGCGATGCCGAAGACGGGGTCCTGGACATTGCCCAGCGGCTGGATTTCTCCGCCATCGATGCCGAGGTGACCCTGGTCGCCGGGAAGAGCGCGCGCTGGCCGGCCCGGGTCGTGCGCATCGCCAACGGCCTGGATCCGGCCACCCGCACCGCCCGGGTCGTGGTGCGGGTCGAGGAGCCCTACCGGCAGGTGGCGCCGCTGACGCAGCCTGCGCTGGTGCGCGACATGTACGTGCAGGTACGGCTGGCGTCCAGAGCGCCGAACCCGCGGATGGTGGTGCCGGCGACGGCGGTGCATCAGGGTGAAGTCTACGTGGTCGATAGCGATCAGCACCTCGTGCGCCGGCCGGTGCGTGTCGCCTTCGAACAGCACGATCTGGCGGTAGTGACGGAAGGGCTCGAGGAAGGTGACAGCGTGATCGTGGACGACTTGGTGCCGGCCATCAACGGCATGGCGATCGATCCGCGGCGCGACGAGGAATTGGCACGGCGTCTTCGTCGCCAGGCGTTGGGAGAGAAGTCATGA
- a CDS encoding efflux RND transporter permease subunit — MIRWFAGHPTAANLLLILLLAVGLFAVPNLKRETFPDYRPGEVGIEMKYRGATAADVEDQICRRLHDTLTGVDFLDEFVCVAQDNLASATATMEDDGDIGRFLDDISTEVEAITDFPERADPPVVRELHRSDLVAAVAVGGDMPLSDLEDYAKTLENRLLRLPGVARVDIQGLSQRQWQIEIPQQVLGQYGLSASELAATLARQNIDMPLGILETSSQDIQLRFTDQRHSLRELQDVVVVSGADGGELTLGQIATLRETPEREEEKVWFDGQRALVLEVHKTLRDDALDVMNGLQAVAESERQRLDGDVSLTLTQDMTSIVRDRLQMLVENGIMGFALVVLVMSLFFRPRLALWAVLGLPVAFLGAFAVMGLAGLTLNMITLVGLLMAIGIVMDDAIVITDNIATQARKAATPLEAVVAGTRGVLPGVVSSFLTTAAVFVPLAFLVGEMGEVLKVLPVVLIAALAASLIEAFFILPHHLKGSLHRLQAEPSRLRAGFERRFERFREGVGRLVEAAIRWRYALLGSVLILLLGSGGYLAGGHIGSEAMPEIDGDVLEARILMPQGTPLSRTEAVASRVENALREVEARLAPEQPDGESLIRAVQVRFNHNPGAREAGAHVATLIVDLLGAERRRLSLNELTAAWQKEIGDIPGLLTLIIQEPGFGPAGIPIEVRLQGESLAGLKIASRELGEHLAGYAGVTNVIDDLRPGKPERRLSLAEGAHGLGLTAEEIAAQLRAAVLGQISDTLRIGQRDVDILVRHAEQDRQSLDDLQDLTVQLPGGGRVPLEVVANIDKARDWARITRVDGQRTATVTADVDATLANAQAVVDDIRRHWLPDFQTRHPQVAVAFEGQVARSAETGGSIRRALLIGLLGIFVILSFQFRSYVEPLIVMLSIPLAFVGALWGHVAMGFYLSMPSMIGAASLAGIVVNNAILLIHFIKSYRAAGQSAIAAAGQASRDRLRAILISTSTTIAGLLPLLAETSAQAAAVQPLVIAVVFGLLTSTVLVLVVIPALYVIFDDLGWARVEEAASDARLQAREAS; from the coding sequence ATGATTCGCTGGTTCGCCGGTCATCCCACCGCCGCCAATCTGTTATTGATTCTGCTGCTGGCGGTGGGGCTGTTCGCCGTTCCCAACCTCAAGCGCGAGACCTTTCCCGACTACCGGCCCGGCGAGGTGGGCATCGAGATGAAGTATCGCGGCGCTACCGCCGCGGACGTCGAGGATCAGATCTGTCGTCGCCTTCACGATACGCTGACCGGCGTGGACTTCCTTGACGAGTTCGTCTGCGTGGCCCAGGACAATCTGGCCAGCGCTACAGCCACCATGGAGGACGATGGTGATATCGGCCGCTTCCTGGACGATATCTCTACCGAGGTTGAAGCCATTACCGACTTCCCCGAACGTGCCGACCCGCCGGTCGTGCGCGAGCTGCACCGCAGCGATCTGGTGGCGGCAGTGGCGGTAGGCGGCGACATGCCGCTGTCCGACCTGGAGGATTACGCCAAGACGCTGGAGAATCGGCTGCTGCGCCTGCCCGGCGTGGCCAGGGTCGATATCCAGGGGCTTTCTCAGCGCCAGTGGCAGATCGAGATTCCCCAGCAGGTGCTGGGGCAGTACGGCCTCTCGGCAAGCGAGCTGGCGGCAACCCTGGCGCGCCAGAATATCGATATGCCGCTGGGCATTCTGGAAACCTCGAGCCAGGATATCCAACTGCGCTTCACCGACCAGCGCCACTCCCTGCGCGAGCTGCAGGATGTGGTGGTCGTCTCCGGCGCCGACGGGGGCGAGCTGACCCTGGGCCAGATCGCCACCCTGCGGGAGACACCCGAGCGCGAGGAGGAGAAGGTTTGGTTCGACGGCCAGCGCGCCCTGGTGCTGGAGGTGCACAAGACCCTGCGCGACGACGCCCTGGACGTGATGAATGGTCTGCAGGCGGTAGCCGAAAGTGAGCGCCAGCGCCTGGACGGCGATGTCTCGCTGACCCTGACCCAGGACATGACCAGCATCGTGCGCGACCGCCTGCAGATGCTGGTCGAAAACGGCATCATGGGGTTTGCGCTGGTGGTGCTGGTGATGAGCCTGTTCTTTCGGCCGCGATTGGCGCTATGGGCGGTACTGGGCCTGCCAGTGGCCTTCCTGGGCGCCTTTGCGGTCATGGGACTGGCCGGATTGACGCTCAACATGATCACCCTGGTGGGGCTGCTGATGGCGATCGGTATCGTCATGGACGATGCCATCGTGATCACCGATAACATCGCCACCCAGGCTCGGAAGGCCGCGACGCCGCTGGAAGCGGTAGTCGCGGGCACCCGGGGCGTACTCCCCGGAGTGGTGTCGTCGTTTCTGACCACGGCGGCGGTCTTCGTGCCGCTCGCCTTTCTGGTCGGCGAGATGGGCGAGGTGCTCAAGGTGCTGCCGGTCGTCCTGATCGCTGCCCTGGCGGCGAGTCTGATCGAAGCCTTCTTCATTCTGCCGCATCATCTGAAGGGCAGTCTTCATCGCCTGCAGGCCGAGCCGTCACGGCTGCGCGCCGGCTTCGAGCGCCGTTTCGAGCGCTTTCGCGAGGGCGTCGGACGCCTGGTCGAGGCGGCGATTCGCTGGCGCTACGCCCTGCTGGGCAGCGTGCTGATCCTGCTGCTGGGCTCCGGCGGCTATCTTGCCGGCGGCCATATCGGCAGCGAGGCGATGCCCGAGATCGATGGCGACGTGCTCGAAGCGCGCATCCTGATGCCCCAGGGCACGCCATTATCACGCACCGAGGCGGTGGCTTCCCGGGTCGAGAACGCCTTGCGCGAGGTCGAGGCGCGTCTCGCCCCCGAGCAGCCGGACGGAGAGTCCCTGATACGCGCCGTCCAGGTGCGCTTCAACCACAATCCCGGCGCTCGCGAGGCCGGTGCCCATGTGGCCACGCTGATCGTCGATCTGCTTGGCGCCGAGCGGCGCCGCCTGAGCCTGAATGAGTTGACCGCGGCCTGGCAGAAGGAGATCGGCGATATTCCCGGCCTGCTCACCCTGATCATTCAGGAGCCGGGATTCGGGCCGGCGGGCATTCCCATCGAGGTGCGTCTGCAGGGGGAGAGTCTGGCTGGGCTGAAGATCGCTTCGCGGGAGCTCGGCGAGCATCTCGCCGGCTATGCGGGCGTCACCAACGTCATCGATGACCTGCGGCCCGGCAAGCCCGAGCGCCGCCTGTCGCTGGCCGAAGGCGCCCACGGGCTGGGGCTGACCGCCGAAGAGATCGCCGCGCAGCTGCGCGCCGCCGTGCTCGGGCAAATCAGCGACACCCTGCGCATCGGCCAGCGGGACGTGGACATCCTGGTGCGCCATGCCGAGCAGGATCGACAGAGCCTGGATGACCTTCAGGATCTGACCGTGCAGCTCCCGGGGGGAGGCCGGGTGCCCCTTGAAGTCGTCGCCAACATCGACAAGGCCCGGGACTGGGCGCGGATCACTCGGGTCGATGGCCAGCGTACCGCTACCGTGACCGCCGACGTGGATGCGACCTTGGCCAATGCCCAGGCGGTCGTCGACGATATTCGCCGGCACTGGCTGCCCGATTTCCAGACGCGCCATCCCCAGGTGGCGGTCGCTTTCGAGGGTCAGGTCGCCCGCTCCGCGGAGACCGGCGGCTCGATCCGGCGCGCGCTGCTGATCGGGCTGCTCGGCATCTTCGTCATCCTTTCCTTCCAGTTCAGAAGCTATGTCGAACCGCTGATCGTCATGCTGTCGATCCCGCTGGCCTTCGTCGGCGCGCTCTGGGGCCATGTGGCGATGGGCTTTTATCTGTCGATGCCCTCGATGATCGGCGCAGCGTCCCTGGCCGGCATCGTGGTCAACAACGCCATCCTGCTGATTCACTTCATCAAGAGCTACCGCGCCGCGGGGCAATCCGCCATCGCCGCGGCGGGCCAGGCCAGCCGCGACCGCCTGCGCGCCATCCTGATTTCGACGAGCACCACCATCGCCGGGCTCCTGCCGCTGCTGGCCGAGACCAGCGCCCAGGCGGCGGCAGTGCAGCCGCTGGTCATTGCGGTGGTGTTTGGCCTGCTGACCTCCACCGTGCTGGTGCTGGTAGTGATCCCGGCACTTTATGTGATCTTCGACGACCTGGGCTGGGCAAGGGTAGAGGAAGCTGCGTCCGACGCCAGGCTTCAGGCGAGAGAGGCGAGTTGA
- a CDS encoding TRAP transporter large permease, producing the protein MSLEIVTLLYFACLFGTLFLGLPVAFALGGTGVVFAAIAEPRALMAIPSAFYSTPWDAVLVTVPLFLFMGSLIRYSGIADAAYDAVYKLIGHIPGGLAIGTVQVCTIFAAITGITPPATITMGQISYPSMMRYKYSRKIAIGSIGAGGALGALIPPSVPFIFYGLLANASIGKLFLAGLLPGIMLATFYGIYIGLRCKFQPELGPPIPAEKKFSRREKAQSLLGIWPFGLLIIIVLGSIWGGITTPAEAAAFGATSALLLNLFNGRLTTQVFKDSLATTLKLTGMGLWILIGANIFLNIFNTLGSQELITNAVLAMPGGTTGILLLMMLIILLLGMVMDDWAIIMLCTPLFLPIIELLGVDKIWFGVLFIVNIQIAYLTPPFGFVLFWIKSILPKDVGWGDVYGSVGPFVILQIIGLGLIFIFPSIATWLPNLFE; encoded by the coding sequence ATGAGCTTAGAAATAGTAACACTCCTCTACTTTGCATGTCTTTTTGGAACTTTGTTCCTGGGATTACCCGTAGCCTTCGCTCTGGGCGGCACAGGCGTAGTGTTTGCTGCCATAGCTGAACCACGTGCTTTAATGGCTATTCCCAGCGCTTTCTATTCCACTCCCTGGGACGCCGTGCTTGTCACGGTACCGCTTTTTCTTTTCATGGGAAGCCTTATACGCTATTCGGGGATAGCTGATGCGGCCTACGATGCCGTGTATAAATTGATCGGCCATATTCCGGGCGGGCTCGCCATAGGCACTGTGCAAGTATGTACGATCTTTGCAGCGATCACTGGCATTACGCCGCCTGCAACTATTACGATGGGGCAAATATCCTACCCCTCAATGATGAGGTATAAATACAGCCGAAAAATAGCCATCGGCTCTATTGGCGCAGGTGGCGCCCTGGGCGCGCTCATCCCCCCTAGCGTGCCCTTCATTTTTTATGGCCTATTGGCTAACGCCTCCATCGGGAAGCTCTTTCTCGCCGGTCTTCTGCCGGGCATTATGCTCGCCACCTTCTACGGCATCTATATTGGCCTACGCTGCAAGTTCCAGCCCGAGTTGGGCCCGCCCATACCTGCAGAGAAGAAATTTTCCCGGCGCGAAAAGGCTCAGTCTCTGCTGGGGATCTGGCCTTTCGGCCTATTGATCATCATTGTACTGGGTTCCATTTGGGGCGGTATTACAACACCGGCTGAAGCAGCCGCCTTTGGCGCCACGAGCGCTTTGCTGCTCAACCTGTTTAATGGACGTCTGACTACCCAGGTGTTCAAGGATTCACTGGCCACCACCTTGAAACTGACCGGGATGGGGCTGTGGATACTGATCGGTGCTAACATTTTCCTCAACATATTTAATACCCTGGGAAGCCAGGAACTGATCACGAACGCCGTGTTGGCAATGCCCGGGGGGACGACTGGCATTCTGCTGTTGATGATGCTAATCATCCTCTTGTTGGGAATGGTGATGGATGACTGGGCTATCATTATGCTATGCACGCCGCTTTTTTTGCCCATTATCGAGCTTCTGGGAGTGGATAAAATATGGTTCGGCGTGCTTTTCATTGTCAATATTCAGATTGCGTATCTGACGCCACCTTTTGGGTTTGTGCTGTTCTGGATAAAAAGTATTCTTCCCAAGGATGTCGGGTGGGGGGATGTCTACGGCTCGGTAGGTCCTTTTGTCATACTACAAATAATCGGCCTGGGTTTGATCTTTATATTCCCGAGCATTGCTACCTGGTTACCCAACCTGTTTGAATAA
- a CDS encoding TRAP transporter substrate-binding protein, whose product MLTITAISFGAISTYSLAQAEGPPDKVTEWVFQPAFDSSDAGWDKGLVPWAEAVEEATEGTVKIKLMPAGSLTSGNEAFNATVSGMTEGYAGWATVYGGVLPEGMLAYGLAMGASNPEEAWEVMWGDDYRVGDLVQEAAHERGLHWIGWTNQGANAMFTNFRVEKYEDLEGKKMRAGGPQALFHEAVGGTAVSMGAGDIYTAIRLGTIEGTYWDTGGIDDMSFEEVVDYAILPGWNPAQHQETYVNLEAWNSLTDWQREQIEGIFKETYFETSQLHADQVDIALQALKDEGGEVIRFSDEEVERMRELAIEKVWPKVAEMSDRNAKGVEIYKRFLEDQNES is encoded by the coding sequence ATGCTAACCATCACGGCAATCAGTTTCGGGGCTATATCCACCTACTCTCTGGCTCAAGCCGAGGGTCCACCGGATAAAGTGACGGAATGGGTATTTCAGCCGGCCTTTGATTCGTCCGATGCCGGCTGGGACAAGGGACTGGTACCCTGGGCCGAGGCGGTAGAAGAGGCCACGGAAGGCACCGTAAAAATCAAGCTGATGCCTGCCGGCTCCTTGACCAGCGGTAATGAAGCCTTTAACGCCACGGTGTCGGGGATGACCGAAGGCTATGCAGGCTGGGCCACAGTTTACGGCGGGGTGCTTCCGGAAGGCATGTTGGCCTATGGCCTGGCCATGGGGGCCAGCAATCCGGAAGAGGCCTGGGAGGTCATGTGGGGCGACGACTACCGAGTGGGTGATCTGGTTCAGGAGGCTGCCCACGAGCGTGGACTCCACTGGATTGGCTGGACCAACCAGGGGGCGAACGCCATGTTTACCAATTTCCGCGTTGAGAAATACGAAGACCTGGAAGGTAAAAAGATGCGCGCCGGTGGTCCGCAAGCCCTGTTCCACGAAGCGGTCGGCGGTACCGCCGTATCCATGGGGGCCGGTGATATTTATACGGCTATCCGCTTGGGCACTATTGAAGGCACCTACTGGGATACCGGCGGCATTGACGACATGTCTTTCGAGGAAGTGGTTGATTACGCCATTTTACCCGGCTGGAACCCGGCTCAGCACCAGGAAACCTACGTTAACCTGGAAGCCTGGAATTCGCTAACTGATTGGCAGCGTGAACAGATTGAGGGCATTTTCAAGGAAACCTACTTTGAAACGAGCCAGCTGCATGCTGACCAGGTGGATATCGCGCTGCAGGCATTGAAGGATGAAGGCGGTGAAGTCATTCGCTTCAGCGATGAGGAAGTCGAGCGGATGCGGGAACTGGCCATCGAGAAGGTTTGGCCCAAAGTAGCTGAAATGTCAGACCGAAATGCTAAGGGCGTAGAAATTTACAAGCGCTTCCTGGAGGATCAAAACGAGTCATGA
- a CDS encoding TRAP transporter small permease subunit, whose amino-acid sequence MLSTIFNRALDKLIEYMGVIGYLLILYCMVFGVTDVFLRYVLNSASQWIGATIQAAMVLIACVGGSYALKHGSFIKLDLFYDNFSARTKAICDVLTSSLTFAFLGVLIWEGTASAIMSIKFNEVTPTAVPVPIYPIKSAIPLAAFIVLLIVIKQFIEDIKTIIKKPQ is encoded by the coding sequence ATGTTGAGTACTATTTTCAATAGAGCTCTCGATAAGCTAATCGAATATATGGGGGTAATCGGCTACCTCCTTATACTCTACTGCATGGTGTTTGGTGTCACCGACGTTTTTCTAAGGTATGTGCTCAATTCGGCCTCCCAGTGGATCGGAGCTACCATTCAAGCCGCCATGGTGCTGATAGCATGCGTCGGCGGCAGCTATGCCCTGAAACATGGCTCCTTCATTAAGCTTGATCTTTTCTATGACAACTTTTCAGCTCGCACCAAGGCGATATGCGACGTGTTAACATCGTCTCTCACCTTTGCCTTCCTTGGCGTTCTCATTTGGGAAGGCACCGCCTCAGCCATCATGTCAATCAAGTTCAACGAGGTAACGCCTACTGCCGTGCCCGTGCCGATTTACCCTATCAAGAGCGCCATCCCACTCGCTGCATTTATTGTTCTATTGATCGTTATCAAGCAATTTATAGAGGATATAAAAACAATTATAAAAAAACCACAATAG
- a CDS encoding amidohydrolase, with translation MAVSAAAHAQVDKLYYGSNIVTMNEENLFVEAVAVEGDRITHVGRLADIKPLTDDSTKRIDLEGKTMLPGFIDPHGHFVSAGTSALQQVDLNPPPIGNVTSMDDLIAKLTDEAEADSESEVIRGARYDDTLLDENRHPTREDLDQVSTSRPVIVKHISGHVTAVNSKALEMADISADTADPDGGRVAKDGETGEPTGVLEGNAGQLVSDLTPETTKEDRLAGIRKASEMWTAHGFTTANDQPSDPDMIDVYKEALNDEDLFLRLTYWPRETNIEDARAYPAVESGTDITAGNNMIHHGPMKLVIDGSPQGYTAHFSQPYKTQRPQDDGSYRGFPYWDDRDDFLDFVEALHREGWQVTVHSNGDQGIQNTLDAFAAAQLAAPREDARHTIQHSQFTRPDQLNQMAALDVHPDFFIGHTFYWGDRHKNVFFGESRANHMSPLKGAYEHGLTPTTHTDTPVVPIDGVQMLWSSVNRMSTGGDIIGEDQQVAPLEALKAITINAAWQYFQEDIKGSIEPGKLADFVVLSDNPLSIGHLDPMKIKDIKVLETIVGGETVFEGETESIVAEQPIE, from the coding sequence TTGGCTGTTTCTGCCGCTGCCCATGCGCAAGTCGACAAGCTCTACTACGGCAGCAATATCGTCACCATGAACGAGGAAAACCTGTTCGTCGAGGCGGTGGCCGTCGAAGGCGATCGCATTACCCATGTTGGCCGGCTGGCCGATATCAAACCGCTGACCGACGACAGCACCAAGCGGATTGATCTTGAAGGAAAAACGATGCTGCCCGGCTTCATCGATCCGCATGGTCACTTCGTCAGCGCCGGCACTTCGGCCTTGCAGCAGGTTGATCTCAATCCCCCGCCGATCGGCAACGTCACCAGCATGGACGACCTCATTGCCAAGCTGACGGACGAGGCAGAAGCTGACAGCGAGAGCGAGGTAATCCGTGGGGCCCGCTACGACGATACTCTGCTGGACGAGAATCGCCATCCGACGCGGGAAGATCTCGATCAGGTCAGCACCTCGCGCCCGGTGATCGTCAAACACATATCCGGCCACGTCACGGCGGTCAACTCCAAGGCTCTCGAGATGGCCGACATTAGTGCGGATACGGCTGACCCGGATGGCGGGCGCGTGGCAAAGGATGGCGAGACCGGTGAACCGACCGGCGTTCTGGAAGGCAATGCCGGCCAGCTGGTCAGCGACCTCACCCCGGAAACGACGAAAGAGGATCGGCTTGCCGGCATCCGCAAAGCCTCCGAGATGTGGACCGCGCATGGCTTTACTACGGCCAACGATCAGCCTAGCGACCCCGACATGATCGATGTGTACAAAGAGGCGCTCAATGATGAAGACCTCTTTTTGAGGCTGACGTACTGGCCAAGAGAGACCAACATTGAGGATGCACGGGCGTATCCGGCAGTGGAGTCAGGCACTGATATCACCGCCGGTAATAACATGATCCATCACGGCCCCATGAAACTCGTTATCGACGGCTCGCCGCAAGGCTATACGGCTCACTTCAGCCAGCCCTACAAGACGCAACGGCCTCAGGATGACGGCTCCTACCGGGGCTTTCCGTACTGGGACGACCGCGACGACTTCCTGGACTTCGTCGAAGCACTGCACCGGGAAGGCTGGCAGGTTACCGTTCACTCCAACGGCGATCAGGGCATTCAGAATACTCTTGATGCCTTTGCTGCCGCCCAGCTCGCCGCCCCGCGCGAGGATGCGCGCCACACGATACAGCACTCGCAGTTCACCCGGCCCGATCAGCTCAACCAGATGGCAGCGCTCGACGTGCATCCCGACTTTTTCATCGGCCACACCTTCTACTGGGGTGACCGACACAAGAACGTCTTCTTTGGCGAATCGCGTGCCAATCATATGAGTCCGCTGAAAGGCGCCTACGAACATGGCCTGACCCCCACCACCCATACCGACACGCCGGTGGTACCGATCGACGGCGTTCAGATGCTCTGGTCCTCGGTCAACCGCATGTCGACCGGTGGCGATATCATCGGCGAGGATCAGCAGGTCGCACCGCTGGAGGCGCTCAAGGCGATCACGATCAACGCCGCCTGGCAGTATTTCCAGGAGGACATCAAGGGCAGCATCGAACCCGGCAAGCTCGCGGACTTTGTGGTCCTGTCCGACAACCCGCTGTCGATCGGCCACCTCGATCCAATGAAGATCAAGGATATCAAAGTACTTGAGACTATCGTCGGTGGCGAGACGGTGTTCGAGGGTGAAACAGAAAGTATCGTCGCAGAACAGCCTATCGAATAG
- a CDS encoding transposase: protein MSRKKKGSVNRDEAKLKVARIHAKIVGQRQDFAHKVTKRLIAGSYISRRVLRASLRVLIISGFSLLSCLPRFVPCDPPTPLPPGPALFGSAGGFLLSACCASPLWPLPRPARST, encoded by the coding sequence CTGTCACGCAAGAAGAAAGGGTCGGTCAACCGAGACGAGGCGAAACTCAAGGTCGCACGCATCCATGCCAAGATCGTCGGCCAGCGCCAGGACTTCGCGCACAAGGTGACTAAGCGGCTCATTGCCGGCAGCTATATTTCTCGGCGCGTGTTGCGGGCTTCCCTTAGGGTGCTTATCATTAGCGGGTTTTCTCTCCTCTCCTGCCTCCCAAGGTTTGTGCCATGCGACCCTCCAACGCCTCTGCCCCCCGGCCCCGCTCTCTTCGGGTCCGCCGGTGGTTTCTTGCTGTCTGCCTGCTGTGCTTCCCCCCTTTGGCCTTTGCCGAGGCCGGCCCGCTCGACCTGA